From Geotalea uraniireducens Rf4:
CGTATGACGGCTTTAGCACTGGTCATCGCAGTTATGCTTCTTGCGGCGTGCAAGAAAACCCATGGCACGCAAGACACCGAGCATCCGGCTGAGGTCAAGAAGGTCGAGGGGACGGAACTGAGCCGTGTGACGTTGAGCGAGAAGGCCATGCAACGGATTGACCTCAAAACCGACCTGGTCCGTGAACAACGGGTGTCGCGCTCGGCCTCACCGCAAAAGGTCGTCCCCTATTCTTCGCTGATATACGACCCGCAAGGCCAATGCTGGATATACACCTGTCCTCAACCTCGAACCTTCGTGAGGCATAAAGTGGAAGTCGATTACATCGAAGGCGATCTCGCTGTTCTGAAGGACGGCCCACCTATCGGCACGGTCATCGCGTCCGTAGGAGTGGCGGAGTTGTATGGCACCGAGTTCAAGGTTGGACATTGACCAAGGATCCAAGGATCTGTCAGGAAATAAGTTTGTTTCGTGACAGGCCCTAAAGAGGGGTTTACAGCCATGATGCGATGGATCGTTTCATCGAGCCTGAAGTTTCGTTTCCTGGTGATCGCAATCGCCGTGGCTTTGATGTACTTCGGCATCGGCCAGATTCGCAACATGCCCGTGGACGTCTTCCCGGAATTCGCGCCACCGCTGGTGGAGGTTCAGACCATAAGCATCGGGCTATCCGCCGTTGAAGTGGAAGCCCTGGTCACCATTCCACTGGAAGAAGCGTTCAACGGCTTGCCGGGGCTTGACGTCATGCGCTCCAAATCGGTCGAACAGCTGTCGTCGATCAAGATGATATTCAAGCCCGGAACCGACCTGCTGCTGGCCAGGCAGGCAGTGCAAGAGCGCGTGGCGCTGGCGTCGCCGGGGTTGCCGACCTGGGCGGCCCCGCCGGTGATGCTGCAGCCACTGTCAGCCACCAGCCGGTGCATGAAGATCGGGATATCGTCGAAAAACAGGTCCGTGATGGACTTGTCGATGATCACTTATTGGACGATCATGCAGCGCTTGTTGCGCGTTCCCGGCGTGGCCAACGTGGCGATCTGGGGCGAACGGATTCAGATGATGCAGGTGGAGGTCGTACCGGAACTGCTGAAGAAGCACGGCGTCACGCTGGATGAGGTAAAGGAAGCCACGGCCAGCACACTGGATGTGGGGTTGCTGCAATTTGTAGATGGACACATTATCGGCACCGGCGGATGGGTCGATACCCCCAATCAAAGGCTCCCCATCCGGCACGTCATGCCCATTATCTACAAGTCGGACGAAGTCAAGCCGGAAGCGCTGGCCAATGTGCCCGTTGCAGTGAGGAACGGCAAGCCGCTGCTGCTGAAGGACGTGGCCGAGATCGTTATCGATCATCAACCGATGGTTGGGGACGCTATCATTAACGATGGTCCCGGACTGCTGCTCATCGTTGAAAAATTCCCATGGGGCAATACACTGCAAGTGACCAAGGGGGTCGAAGCAGCCATCGATGCGTTGCGACCCGGCCTTCCCGATGTGGACATCGACACCACCATCTTCCGTCCCGCGACCTTCATCGAGATGTCGCTCGACAATCTCAGCAAGGCGCTGCTCATCGGCAGCCTGCTCCTGGTTCTGATTCTTTTCTTCTTTCTGTACGAATGGCGTTTTGCGCTGATCAGTTGCGTGGCGATGCCATTGTCTCTGGTGGCAGCGGGACTTGTGCTCCATCTGCGTGGGGCTACGATCAATGTCATGATTCTCGCGGGGTTTGTCATCGCTCTCGGTGACATCGTCGACGACGCGATCATCGACATAGAAAACATCGTGCGGCGTTTGCGCGAGTATCGCAAGTCGGGTCGTCGTGACAAGTCGCTGGCGAGGATCATTCTGGACGCCTCGCTCGAAGTGCGTGGCGCCATCGTTTATGCGACCCTGATCGAAGTATTCGCCATTATGCCGGTCTTTTTCCTGAAGGGGCTGTCCGGCGCCTTTTTTAAGCCACTTGCCATTTCCTATGCGCTGGCGCTGTTGGTATCCATGATAGTTGCCCTGACCGTCACACCGGCGCTGGCTTTTCTTTTCCTGCGCAATGCGCCGCTCGAAGGTCGGGAGTCTCCGATCGTGCGATGGCTCCAGAGCAGCTACGTGAAGATTCTCGAACCGATCATCCGTACCCCTCGTCCGGCGTACTTCACCGTCGGCGTCATCGTGTTGGCCGGCCTCGTGGTCTACCCGCTGCTCGGGCAGTCCCTTCTGCCTTCGTTCAAGGAAAGGGACTTTCTGATGCACTGGCTGACCAAGCCCGGCACTTCCTGGCCGGAGATGGACCGGATCACCATTCAGGCCAGCAAGGAACTGAGAGACATCCCCGGCGTGCGCAACTTCGGCGCCCACATCGGGCAGGCCATGATCATGGATGAAGTGGTCGGCATGTATTTTGGCGAGAATTGGATCAGCGTCGATCCCAAGGTCGACTATGACAAGACGCTGGCCAAAATTCAGGAGACGGTCGACGGCTATCCCGGAATTTATCGCGACGTGCAGACCTACCTGAAAGAGAGAATCCGGGAGGTGCTCACCGGAACATCCGAAGCCATCGTCGTGCGCATCTATGGTTACGACCTGGACGTCCTGCGCAGCAGCGCGAACAAGGTAAAAGATGCCCTCACCGGAATCAACGGCATAACTGACTTGCACGTGGAGTTCCACGAGAAGATACCGCAGATCGAAGTAAAGGTCGACCTCGACAAGGCGCATGAGTACGGCATCAAACCGGGCGATGTGCGCCGGGCGGCGACCACCATCATGGCCGGCGAAGAAGTCGGCGACATTTACATCGGCAAGCGGGCGTACGATGTGAATGTCTGGAGCATACCGGCAGTGCGCAACAGTCTCACCGACGTTCGCGAGATGCTGATCGATGTGCCCGGTGGCGGTCACGTGCAGTTGCAGAATGTGGCCGACGTGCGTATCGCGCCGACTCCGAATGTCGTATCACATGAAAACCTCAAGCGCCGCATCGACGTCAAGGCCAACGTGAAAGGACGTGATCTCGGCTCCATGGTGACCGATGTCAAAGCTCGCCTCGCGAAGGTCGAGTTCCCACGGGGGTATTTCCCGGAGCTGGTTGGAGAATACCAGGAGCGGCAGACTGCCCAGAGGAACCTGCTCTACGTGTCTATTGTTGCCGCGATCGGAATTTTCTTTCTCCTGCAGACATCCTTCGGAAGCTTTCGCTTGGCGATGCTATCCTTCCTGACCTTGCCCTCGGCCCTGGTGGGCGGCGTGCTGGCAGCGTATTTGGGTGACCGTGTCATCTCGCTTGGTTCGCTCGTGGGCTTTCTCACTATTTTGGGGGTCGCGGCGCGCAACGGCATTATGCTGATCGACCACTTTCAGCATCTCGAGCGGCATGAAGGGGAACCCTTTGGTCCCGGACTTGTTCTGCGCGGGGCACGGGAACGGATTTCTCCGATCATGATGACGGCGCTCACATCGGCACTGGCCATCTTGCCCCTGGTGGTTGCCGGCAGCATTCCCGGTCATGAAATCGAGCACCCGCTGGCCGTCGTCGTTCTGGGCGGCCTGGTCACCTCGACGTTGCTCAACCTGTTCGTTGTCCCCAGCCTGTACTTGCGCTTTGGCCGCCGGAAAACCGAGACCGCCGCGCAAAATACACAAAGTGACCTCTGAACTATAAATAGGAGGAGAAGATACAATGAAATCAAGATGCCGCATCCCGTCGCCATTTTACGTGATACTGGTATCCTTCGCTTGTTGCATCGGGCTGTTGAGTGGCTGCACCAAGGCTCAGGAAAGCAAGACCGAAACCAAGGCCGAAACCAGGACCGACAGCCAGCCTTCCGAGAAAAAGTTCGAGGACTTCGTCCCCAACAACTTTTCCGATCCAACCAGGATCGACAACGAATGGCTGCCCATGAAACCGGGAACGCGATGGGTTTATGAGGGCATCACCATCGAGGATGACGGCAAGGCCGTTCCTCATCGCGTAGTGACGAACGTCACCGATCTGACCAAGGTGATCGGCGGCATCCGCTCGGTGGTTTCCTATGATCTGGACTACAGCGATGGCGAACTGGTGGAGGCGGAGCTCGCTCTTTTCGCTCAGGATAACGCCGGTAACGTTTGGCGCATAGGCGAGTACCCCGAGGAATACGAAGACGGAAAGCTCATCGCGGCAAAGCCCTGGATCCATGGCCTTGAGAATGCGAGAGCCGGGATAATGATGAAGGCCAAGCCGCAGGTCGGGACTCCGAGTTATGCCCAGGGATGGGGACCCGCAGTCGATTGGACGGACCGCGGAAAGGTGGATCAGATGGGCCAGGAGACCCGTGTCCCAACGGGCAATTACAAGGACGTTCTGGTTATTGCCGAGACCAGCCAATCGGAACCGGATGCCGAACAGCTCAAGTACTACGCACGCGGTGTGGGGAATGTACGCGTGGGCTGGAGAGGGGCGGGAGAAAAAACAAAAGAGACACTGGAACTGGTCAAGTTTGAGCAGCTCGGTCCGAAGGCCCTGGCCGAGGTTCGTCAGAAGGCGATGAAACTGGAGAAGAGCGCCTACAAGAACAGCGGGAAGCTGTTCTCTCTGACGCCGCCGGCGGAGCCGATGCCCGGCAGAGCTCAATAAGTGAATTGTGAATCCGTGAGGGCTCGGGGCTCGATCAGGTTGGCTTTTGATCAGAAAAAAAGAGAAAAGAGATGACAAAATGATTAAAAAAATGCGTCCGTATTTTCTCATCATGGCTTTAGTTGCCGCTCTGTCTTGTGTCGCAAGCAACCATGCCTTGGCGGAAGAGTGGCTGGAAGATTTCAATTTAGCCGCCCGAAAACTGACTACTACCGGGAAATCAAAATATTTCGTTCTTGTTCCTGGATTCCAGATTGTTCTGGAATCCCCGACGGAAAAGATCACGATAACGGTGCTTGACGAAACAAAGGAGATAAACGGCATCACCACGAGGGTAGTTGAAGAAAGGGAACTGAAAAACGGAAAGTTGCACGAAATTTCGAGAAACTTCTTTGCCCTGGACCCGAAAACCGGTGATGTTTTTTATTTCGGTGAAGATGTGGATGACTATAAGGAGGGGAAAATCACGAGTCATTCAGGGACGTGGAAGGCGTATGAAAATGGAAACAAACCCGGTCTGATCATGCCCGGAAATGCTGAAGTCGGGAAAAAGTATTACCAGGAGATCGCGCCGGGCGTAGCAATGGATCGGGCTGAAGTCGTCAGTGTGTCCGAGACGATGAAAACTCCGGCAGGAACATTCGATAATTGTTTAAAAATCCGGGAATCTTCAAAAGATAAACCGGCACCGGCAGAATACAAAACTTATGCACCCGGCATTGGGTTGATACAAAAAGAAGATGCGAAGTTGATTCGCCATGGATACCTGAAGGGAAAGAGTGCTCCGAAGTAACATATAAAAACAGAGGAGACAAGATATCATGGAATCGAGCAACAGTCGTTTCAGGAAGGGTGCATGGTCTATCGCGGTGGTGATCGTTTCGGTTTTCACCTGGTTCGGCTCGGCCGGTGACCTTTTGGCGGCGGCCGGGAACAAACCGCGGTTGGAGCAGCCGGTTGCAAAGATCTCAGGGGAAAAGGCGACCGAGATCGCGCTGAAGGAAGTGCCCGGCAAGGTTACCTCCGTTGTCATCGAAAGAAAACGCGGCAAGAACGTGTACGTTGTCGAGATCATCGAGAAGAGCAGCGGAGGGGAAGTCGATGTTCTGGTTGATATGAAGACGGGGAAAGTGTTGGGAACGGAAAGGTAATGATTAGCACCCCACGCCGCCTCGACGGCGCTTTATCGGGGAAAAACCTCGGTGAAACGCGCTTCGACTCCGCTCAGCGCACGAACGTTCCCTGAGCGGAGTCGAAGGGAACTGAACTTACTCAGAAGTCTGAATTATTTGTACCAAGGAGCTTGCTACCATGAAAAATATGATTCAGGCAATTGGGACGATCGTTGTGATCATCCTCTTTGCCGGCAACGTTTGCGCCCAGGCCCAGGGCAGTCCGGGTACCGAGGAGTTCGGCCTGACCCCAAAGCAGCTTGTCCAGTCCATCGAGAAGGTTGAAGCGCTGATCTCCAGGTGCATGCGTGACCATGGGTTTCAGTACGTTCCCGTTGACTATATCACGGTGCGCAATGGCATGGGCGCCGACAAAAACATGCCCGGGCTCAGCGAGGAGGAATTCATCAGCAAGTACGGATTCGGCGTTTCGACAATGTACACGGGTCACCCCCCCCAGCTCGCCACGGGTTACAGTCCGGCCAAGGCAGGCTTGGGTGAACGGAACGTCCAGATCTACAGGAACCTTTCGACTCCTGATCAGGTTGCCTACAACCGTGCGCTCCTGGGAGAGAATATCGACGCGACATTCGCAGTCGGGCTCGAGACGGAAAACTTTTCGCGCACCGGTGGTTGTACACGCAAGGCTATCGAACAGGTCTTCAAACCGGAACAATTGAAGGCAACCTACTACAACCCCAAGGACGCCCTGATCAACAAGGACCCGCGTATGAAAGCCGCGCTGAGAAATTATGCCCGCGAGATGCGCAAGGCCGGTTTCAACTACAATCATCCGGATGAAGCTGAGCCTGACATAAGGGCGCGGCTCGCTGCCCTCACAAGCGGCGGCACTATCCTGGTCGCAAAGATGTCGCCTGAGCAGTTGGCCGCCCTCAAGAAGCTCCAGGACTATGAGCGGCGGGTAGCTGCGCTGAATTTCAAACTGGAAAAGAAACTTTTCGACCCGGTTGAAGAGAAGATCGAGCGGGAAAAATATCCTCGTAAAGTTCAATAAACTTCGCCGCCGCACAGGCCCGGCTTCAGCAGCCCGAACACCTCTTGCTGGTGGACCGGCAGGCTTCCGCAATGCACGGCGTCAGGGGCTTAGATTATGGCAAAAAAACAAACCATCGTCCTATCTGGTGTCCTGGTGTTTGCCGCTGTTGCTACGGTAGGAGGTTGGGTGGCAAGTACGCGGATTCAATCTCCTGCGGAAATGGCTGCGCGAGCAGCCCCCCCGGTAGCATCGCCGATTCTCGTCCCGGTGGAGAAACGCGTGCTGAGTTCCAACGTCGTGACGCGTGGCACGGCCCGGTTCGGATTGCCTCAACCGATCTCGATTGTACCGTCTGCCTTGAAAAAGGACGCGGGATTGATCGCCACGTTGCCTTTACCAAACACTCAGTTCAGGGAAGGGGATGTGATGCTCACCGCTTCCGGGCGTCCCCTCTTCATTCTTCAGGGCAAGCTCCCGGCCTACAGGGATCTCGTTCCCGGGATCTCCGGCGATGATGTACGCCAGTTGCAGCAAGGGCTCAAGCGCCTCGGGTATCATCCTGGGCCCATAGATGGTATCTACACGCATCAAACCAGCATCGCGGTGGCCAAATGGTACAAGTCGAAAGGAAGGGAGCCGTTTGGATCGACACCGGACCAACTTGCAAGTGTCAGCACCCTCGAACTGGCTTGGACTGATGCGAAAAAAAGCGAGTTGACGGCTGTTGCCGCTGCCGCTGCCGCAGTCCCCGCCGTAGAAACCGCACGCGCCTCTGCCGAGCGCAACAATAAAGCTGCTGCTGCTGAACTTGCAGCCAAGATGGCGGACCAGCGCAGATTCACGGTGAACCCGATAACGGGTACGCCTCTGGGAGTAGAAACCGCTCGCGCCACGGCAGACGAAAAGAATAAAGCTGCTGCCGCCGAGTTGGAGGCCAGGATCGCCGAACGGGCTTTGATCGCGCTGGACCCACGACAACCGGCAACAGCCCGGAAGGCCGCCGATGCCAAACTCGAAGTGGCTCGAGCCGTGTTACGCAGTTCCCAACTGGAAGGTAAAATGGCCGTCCAGGCCGCGGAACGTGACGACAAGTTGGCCGCCGAGCAATTCAAACTGGCTGAAGCGGCTGTAAAGTCAGTTCGCCTGGAAGGTGAAATGGCTGTTCGCTCTGCTGTTGACGCACTGAAGATCGCCGAGTTCGATGCCAAGATAGCCCGTGATCGCACCAACCGGCTCGCTGCTGACCTGGCCAAGGCCGAACGCAAGCTTGGCGTGCAGGTGCCGGTCGATGAGATCGTTTTCATCCCCGAACTGCCTGTGCGCGTAAAGGAGGTCACGGCTCGTGTCGGTGACCCGGCGAAGGGTACCGTTTTGTCGGTAACGGATAATAAATTGGCGATCGACGCCTCCCTCCCCTTCGACGCCGCACCGCTGGTCAAGCCGGGGATGCCGGTTGCCATTGACGAGCAGGCCCTTGGGGTCAAAGCCAAGGGTGTCGTTGAGAGGGTGGCCGATACCCCCGGCACCTTTGGGGCTGACGGATACCATATCTACTTCGAGGTGCGCGTCATTGAGACGTCGACCCCGCAGATGGAAGGTATCTCCGTGCGCCTCACCATACCGGTCAAATCAACCGGGGGGGCCGTCACTGTGGTGCCGATCAGCGCACTATCTCTCGCCTCGGACGGGAAATCGAGAGTCCAGGTAAAAAACAAAGGCACACTCGAATACCTTGTCGTCCAGCCGGGACTGTCCGCCGACGGTTACGTCGAAGTGACTCCCGTTGACAGAACGCTCGAGCCGGGCCGGCTCGTGGTGGTCGGATACGAGAATCCCGAGAAAAGGACGCCACCATGATCGCGCATGAACTCGACGCAACGCACAGGGTGTTCGAGCTGCGCAAGGTCAGCAAGCAATACGGTAGCGATCCGGCAGTGCACGCACTCGTTGATGTTGATCTTTCGCTGGATCGTGGCGAATGGCTGTCAATTACCGGACCTTCCGGCTCAGGAAAGTCGACTCTGCTTAACATCATCGGCTGCCTGGACCGCCCTACCAGCGGCAGCTATTTCATCGATGGCATA
This genomic window contains:
- a CDS encoding PepSY domain-containing protein, whose product is MESSNSRFRKGAWSIAVVIVSVFTWFGSAGDLLAAAGNKPRLEQPVAKISGEKATEIALKEVPGKVTSVVIERKRGKNVYVVEIIEKSSGGEVDVLVDMKTGKVLGTER
- a CDS encoding efflux RND transporter permease subunit, yielding MMRWIVSSSLKFRFLVIAIAVALMYFGIGQIRNMPVDVFPEFAPPLVEVQTISIGLSAVEVEALVTIPLEEAFNGLPGLDVMRSKSVEQLSSIKMIFKPGTDLLLARQAVQERVALASPGLPTWAAPPVMLQPLSATSRCMKIGISSKNRSVMDLSMITYWTIMQRLLRVPGVANVAIWGERIQMMQVEVVPELLKKHGVTLDEVKEATASTLDVGLLQFVDGHIIGTGGWVDTPNQRLPIRHVMPIIYKSDEVKPEALANVPVAVRNGKPLLLKDVAEIVIDHQPMVGDAIINDGPGLLLIVEKFPWGNTLQVTKGVEAAIDALRPGLPDVDIDTTIFRPATFIEMSLDNLSKALLIGSLLLVLILFFFLYEWRFALISCVAMPLSLVAAGLVLHLRGATINVMILAGFVIALGDIVDDAIIDIENIVRRLREYRKSGRRDKSLARIILDASLEVRGAIVYATLIEVFAIMPVFFLKGLSGAFFKPLAISYALALLVSMIVALTVTPALAFLFLRNAPLEGRESPIVRWLQSSYVKILEPIIRTPRPAYFTVGVIVLAGLVVYPLLGQSLLPSFKERDFLMHWLTKPGTSWPEMDRITIQASKELRDIPGVRNFGAHIGQAMIMDEVVGMYFGENWISVDPKVDYDKTLAKIQETVDGYPGIYRDVQTYLKERIREVLTGTSEAIVVRIYGYDLDVLRSSANKVKDALTGINGITDLHVEFHEKIPQIEVKVDLDKAHEYGIKPGDVRRAATTIMAGEEVGDIYIGKRAYDVNVWSIPAVRNSLTDVREMLIDVPGGGHVQLQNVADVRIAPTPNVVSHENLKRRIDVKANVKGRDLGSMVTDVKARLAKVEFPRGYFPELVGEYQERQTAQRNLLYVSIVAAIGIFFLLQTSFGSFRLAMLSFLTLPSALVGGVLAAYLGDRVISLGSLVGFLTILGVAARNGIMLIDHFQHLERHEGEPFGPGLVLRGARERISPIMMTALTSALAILPLVVAGSIPGHEIEHPLAVVVLGGLVTSTLLNLFVVPSLYLRFGRRKTETAAQNTQSDL
- a CDS encoding peptidoglycan-binding protein; protein product: MAKKQTIVLSGVLVFAAVATVGGWVASTRIQSPAEMAARAAPPVASPILVPVEKRVLSSNVVTRGTARFGLPQPISIVPSALKKDAGLIATLPLPNTQFREGDVMLTASGRPLFILQGKLPAYRDLVPGISGDDVRQLQQGLKRLGYHPGPIDGIYTHQTSIAVAKWYKSKGREPFGSTPDQLASVSTLELAWTDAKKSELTAVAAAAAAVPAVETARASAERNNKAAAAELAAKMADQRRFTVNPITGTPLGVETARATADEKNKAAAAELEARIAERALIALDPRQPATARKAADAKLEVARAVLRSSQLEGKMAVQAAERDDKLAAEQFKLAEAAVKSVRLEGEMAVRSAVDALKIAEFDAKIARDRTNRLAADLAKAERKLGVQVPVDEIVFIPELPVRVKEVTARVGDPAKGTVLSVTDNKLAIDASLPFDAAPLVKPGMPVAIDEQALGVKAKGVVERVADTPGTFGADGYHIYFEVRVIETSTPQMEGISVRLTIPVKSTGGAVTVVPISALSLASDGKSRVQVKNKGTLEYLVVQPGLSADGYVEVTPVDRTLEPGRLVVVGYENPEKRTPP